In Dyadobacter sp. NIV53, a single window of DNA contains:
- a CDS encoding ScyD/ScyE family protein, whose translation MKNLVLSLKIILLALFIHGCTDHTEPVPEPQSFTSEPFVSGLKSPVGLTLDESGNIWVTEAGTGNNNDDASIAMITPAGIQTTFVAGLKSITNEGSTEGIGHLLCRGGTLYFLHGVNGSLYTADVSSFKPGDAAVKLSDIPSQDVGTYIRSLALTDPQNSNAYDLAFGPDDHLYLADAGSNAIIKRDKTTGDLALFAHIADLAPNTNAVPTGIVYDGSKFLVSTLTGFPFAPGNAKIFQVDQSGNVSVYKSDFTTLTAITLSANNKPIIVQHGIFGQMGFETKSGKVLDENGKTLLDNISRPTDIVRASDKTYYLLSYQDGTISKLSY comes from the coding sequence ATGAAAAACTTAGTTCTTTCTCTAAAAATCATCTTGCTGGCTCTTTTTATACACGGTTGTACCGACCATACAGAGCCAGTTCCGGAACCACAATCTTTTACCTCTGAACCATTTGTGAGCGGATTAAAATCACCGGTTGGTTTAACTCTGGACGAAAGTGGAAACATATGGGTGACAGAAGCCGGAACAGGAAATAATAACGATGATGCGAGCATAGCGATGATCACGCCAGCCGGTATTCAAACAACATTCGTAGCCGGCCTGAAATCTATAACAAATGAGGGCTCCACTGAGGGCATCGGTCATTTGCTATGTCGCGGGGGAACCTTGTATTTTCTACATGGTGTAAATGGCAGCCTCTACACAGCAGATGTGTCTTCTTTCAAACCGGGAGATGCAGCTGTTAAACTTTCCGATATACCTTCCCAGGATGTAGGAACTTATATTAGAAGTCTGGCTTTGACGGATCCGCAGAATTCAAATGCTTATGATCTTGCATTCGGGCCGGATGATCATTTATACCTTGCCGACGCCGGAAGCAATGCGATTATAAAAAGAGACAAGACTACGGGCGACTTAGCTCTGTTCGCACACATCGCCGACCTTGCGCCAAACACGAATGCAGTACCGACCGGGATTGTTTACGACGGCAGCAAATTTCTTGTAAGTACACTAACAGGCTTCCCGTTTGCTCCCGGAAATGCGAAAATTTTTCAGGTTGATCAATCAGGAAATGTAAGTGTGTATAAGTCTGATTTCACGACGCTTACAGCCATAACTCTTTCGGCCAATAACAAGCCAATCATTGTTCAGCACGGTATATTCGGACAAATGGGATTTGAAACAAAGTCAGGTAAAGTGCTGGACGAAAACGGTAAAACGCTCTTGGATAATATTTCCCGGCCAACCGATATTGTCCGTGCAAGTGATAAGACCTATTACCTGCTGAGCTACCAGGACGGGACGATCAGCAAGCTTAGTTATTGA
- a CDS encoding two-component regulator propeller domain-containing protein gives MQRKLLCFTIWGPGRRMHSFWLLHLIFWYGVIPCLAQVPQTRVNIQLLGPEQGLPSRNTRCLAQDGRGFMWVGTGQDLWRYDGYTFQNFTGILTRSIGGSTLINQIRTGPEGSIWVAHNAGISIINPDNLTCTTINPSRHLKGADSKQHLDIFFDKKQNAWVAIPGGKLVRINRKLVADAIYTPNSGLEHRFSVESVVTNLFCDAGNHVYAYIEGNFLHEVNEKSKSSSRIDLLGDLAARHLQVASVLQSGPDRVSIYYNQQGSKKGRMRKYFFEKQTFGPLSDADTPVNPDHIDADKKGYAWYKNEKEVGFLNQKTNEFTSLTSQLQQKTGTQIFFLQIT, from the coding sequence ATGCAGCGCAAACTTTTATGCTTTACGATTTGGGGGCCAGGTAGAAGGATGCATAGTTTCTGGCTGCTCCATCTAATATTCTGGTATGGGGTAATTCCCTGCCTCGCGCAGGTTCCGCAAACGCGTGTGAACATTCAGTTGCTGGGTCCTGAACAAGGTTTACCAAGCAGGAATACGCGCTGTCTGGCGCAGGACGGACGTGGTTTTATGTGGGTGGGAACCGGTCAGGATTTGTGGCGCTATGACGGATACACATTTCAAAATTTTACCGGCATCCTTACCCGGTCCATCGGAGGCAGCACGTTGATTAACCAGATACGGACTGGCCCGGAAGGCAGCATCTGGGTGGCCCATAATGCCGGCATCAGCATTATAAACCCTGATAATCTGACCTGCACCACGATCAATCCTTCGCGCCATCTGAAAGGCGCAGATTCCAAACAACACCTGGATATCTTCTTTGACAAAAAACAAAATGCCTGGGTGGCTATTCCTGGTGGCAAACTGGTCAGGATCAACAGGAAACTTGTTGCTGATGCCATCTACACGCCGAATTCCGGTTTGGAGCATCGCTTTTCAGTTGAAAGTGTAGTTACAAACCTTTTCTGTGATGCCGGCAACCATGTGTATGCCTACATCGAAGGGAATTTCCTGCATGAAGTCAACGAAAAATCAAAGAGTAGTAGCCGGATAGACTTGTTAGGTGACCTTGCTGCCCGTCATTTACAGGTAGCCAGCGTTCTGCAGTCTGGTCCTGACAGAGTGAGCATTTATTACAATCAGCAAGGCAGTAAAAAAGGCAGGATGCGTAAATACTTTTTTGAAAAACAGACATTCGGTCCGCTTTCAGACGCAGATACACCGGTAAATCCTGATCATATTGATGCCGACAAAAAAGGGTATGCATGGTATAAGAATGAAAAAGAGGTAGGTTTTTTAAATCAAAAAACAAATGAATTTACTTCTCTAACCAGTCAGCTGCAGCAAAAAACCGGTACTCAGATTTTCTTTTTGCAAATTACCTGA
- a CDS encoding c-type cytochrome has product MKALKITGKVLACLAIIIAAALIYVKAALPNTGAAPELKIERTAARIERGKYLANHVTVCMDCHSTRDWSQYAGPLSGGLGAGGEAFTQEMGFPGKFYAPNITPYTLASWTDGEIFRAVTTGVSKSGKALFPVMGYHRFGQLDKEDIYAVIAYIRDLEPVKKDVPQSEPDFPVNFLINTMPQEAAFTTIPSEADEVAYGKYLITATGCVDCHSKTEKGSVVPGTEFGGGMEFKSPNGTVRSPNITMHKETGIGHWTKEAFVARFKAYIDSAYISPKVAAGELNTPMPWTMYAGMKEQDLAAIFAYLNTIKPITHKVEKFEVITRADATAH; this is encoded by the coding sequence GTGAAAGCACTGAAAATTACCGGTAAAGTATTGGCCTGCCTTGCAATTATTATTGCGGCTGCCCTGATTTATGTCAAAGCTGCCCTACCCAATACCGGCGCTGCACCAGAACTTAAAATTGAGCGCACCGCAGCCCGCATCGAACGCGGAAAGTATCTTGCCAATCACGTTACCGTTTGTATGGACTGTCACAGTACCCGCGACTGGTCACAATATGCCGGGCCGCTATCTGGTGGTCTTGGAGCGGGCGGCGAAGCGTTCACACAGGAAATGGGCTTCCCCGGCAAATTCTATGCACCCAACATCACACCCTATACACTGGCAAGTTGGACGGACGGAGAAATTTTCCGTGCCGTTACAACTGGCGTCAGTAAGAGTGGAAAGGCATTGTTTCCCGTGATGGGATACCACCGTTTCGGGCAGCTCGACAAAGAGGATATTTATGCGGTCATTGCCTACATTCGTGATCTGGAACCGGTAAAAAAGGATGTTCCGCAGTCGGAGCCTGATTTTCCTGTCAACTTCCTGATCAATACAATGCCGCAGGAAGCTGCGTTCACGACAATTCCATCAGAAGCAGATGAGGTAGCATATGGCAAATATCTGATCACCGCAACGGGCTGTGTGGACTGTCACAGCAAGACTGAAAAAGGCAGTGTGGTACCCGGAACCGAGTTTGGCGGAGGAATGGAGTTCAAAAGTCCAAACGGTACTGTACGCTCACCTAACATTACTATGCACAAGGAAACCGGTATAGGCCACTGGACCAAAGAAGCTTTTGTGGCGCGTTTCAAAGCCTACATAGACAGCGCGTATATTTCGCCCAAAGTTGCTGCCGGCGAGCTGAACACACCAATGCCATGGACCATGTATGCAGGGATGAAGGAACAGGACCT